One genomic region from Nostoc sphaeroides encodes:
- a CDS encoding DEAD/DEAH box helicase, translating into MNYPAPSPELDLGSIFPFDLDQFQKEAIASLNAGRSVVVCAPTGSGKTLVGEYAIYRALARGKRVFYTTPLKALSNQKLRDFREKFGFDQVGLLTGDASIHRDAPILVMTTEIFRNMLYGTPIGQVGISLVDVEAVILDECHYMNDRQRGTVWEESIIYCPREVQLAALSATVANSDQLTDWLNRVHGPTDLIYSDFRPVPLEFHFCNPKGLFPLLNDSKTKINPRLIQKKKARGTERERGRSGRPEAPGIIFTLSQLEQRDMLPAIYFIFSRRGCDKAVAEVGDLWLVNNEESQILRQQIDNFLARNPEAGRSGQIAPLYRGIAAHHAGILPAWKALVEELFQQGLIKVVFATETLAAGINMPARTTVISTLSKRTDTGHRLLNASEFLQMAGRAGRRGMDKQGHVVTVQTPFEGAKEAAYLGTSKPDPLVSQFTPSYGMVLNLLQTHTLEQTRELIERSFGQYMATLHLRPEYDEIAELQKQLAQLHEQIAAVDENELAIYEKLRQRLKVERQILKTLQEQAQEDRQEELGMMLGFAVSGTLLSLKGKNITVSTPVTAVLVGKSPGSGQAPYLVCLGHDNRWYVATIGDVVDLYAELPRIEVPPDILPPPEMPLKPGQSRRGTQETFAIATRIPNPVESLNLAPEVAEQLSRTAAIQEQLEAHPLHQSGNAATLFKRRARYVELEAELEQLQEQVEQQSQRHWEEFLNLILILQHFGALDNLVPTVLGRIAAAIRGENELWLGLVFASGELDNLDPHHLAAAAAGLVMETPRPDSKVNFELSNEVAEALAKLRGIRRQMFQLQRRYNVALPIWLEFELIAIVEQWALGMEWIELCENTTLDEGDVVRILRRTLDLLSQIPHVPHLPDSFQRNAHRAMQLIDRFPVNEVVE; encoded by the coding sequence GTGAATTATCCTGCACCGTCTCCAGAACTTGACTTAGGGTCTATATTTCCCTTTGATCTGGATCAGTTTCAAAAAGAAGCGATCGCGTCCCTAAACGCCGGACGCTCCGTAGTCGTATGTGCGCCCACCGGTTCCGGCAAAACATTAGTTGGGGAATACGCCATTTATCGCGCCCTGGCGCGAGGAAAACGTGTATTTTACACGACTCCCCTAAAGGCGCTGTCAAATCAAAAATTACGTGACTTTCGAGAAAAATTCGGGTTTGATCAAGTCGGACTGTTAACTGGAGATGCCTCCATTCACAGGGATGCACCGATTTTGGTGATGACCACAGAAATTTTCCGAAATATGCTCTATGGCACACCCATTGGACAAGTTGGCATCTCATTGGTAGACGTTGAAGCCGTGATCCTGGATGAGTGCCACTACATGAACGATCGCCAGCGCGGTACCGTTTGGGAAGAATCAATCATCTATTGTCCTCGGGAAGTCCAACTGGCAGCCCTCTCAGCAACGGTTGCCAACAGCGATCAACTCACCGATTGGCTAAATCGCGTTCACGGCCCAACAGACCTGATTTACTCCGATTTTCGCCCAGTCCCCTTGGAATTTCACTTTTGCAATCCCAAAGGGTTATTTCCCCTGCTGAATGATAGCAAAACCAAAATTAACCCCCGCCTTATTCAGAAGAAGAAGGCCAGAGGCACAGAAAGGGAGAGGGGGAGAAGTGGTAGACCTGAAGCTCCTGGAATCATTTTTACCTTGAGCCAGTTAGAGCAACGGGATATGCTACCAGCGATTTACTTTATCTTCAGCCGCCGGGGATGCGATAAAGCCGTGGCGGAAGTAGGGGATTTATGGCTGGTAAATAATGAAGAATCCCAGATTTTGCGGCAACAGATTGATAACTTTTTAGCCCGCAATCCCGAAGCAGGGCGTTCTGGACAAATTGCCCCCCTATACCGGGGAATTGCTGCCCACCACGCCGGAATTTTACCTGCTTGGAAAGCATTAGTAGAAGAACTATTTCAGCAGGGGCTGATTAAAGTAGTATTCGCCACCGAAACACTAGCGGCTGGAATTAATATGCCTGCCCGGACAACGGTAATTTCTACCCTTTCCAAGCGTACCGATACTGGACACCGCTTGTTAAATGCTTCCGAATTCTTGCAAATGGCGGGACGAGCAGGCCGCCGGGGGATGGATAAACAAGGTCATGTCGTGACAGTCCAAACTCCCTTTGAAGGAGCCAAAGAAGCGGCGTATTTGGGAACATCCAAGCCAGACCCCCTTGTAAGCCAGTTTACGCCCAGTTATGGCATGGTACTCAACCTGCTGCAAACACACACCCTAGAGCAAACCAGGGAACTGATAGAACGCAGTTTTGGGCAGTACATGGCCACCTTGCATTTACGGCCAGAATACGATGAGATTGCTGAACTGCAAAAACAATTAGCTCAACTTCATGAGCAAATCGCCGCAGTTGATGAAAATGAACTGGCTATTTATGAGAAATTGCGGCAACGCCTAAAAGTGGAACGCCAGATATTGAAAACCTTGCAAGAGCAAGCGCAGGAAGATAGACAAGAAGAATTGGGGATGATGTTGGGCTTTGCAGTGTCAGGAACTCTGTTGAGTCTCAAGGGCAAAAATATCACAGTATCTACACCCGTAACCGCAGTTTTAGTGGGCAAATCGCCTGGTTCTGGTCAAGCTCCTTACTTGGTATGCTTGGGACACGATAACCGCTGGTATGTGGCAACAATAGGGGATGTAGTCGATTTGTATGCCGAACTGCCGCGAATTGAAGTGCCACCTGATATCCTGCCACCGCCAGAGATGCCTTTGAAGCCAGGACAGTCGCGCCGGGGTACTCAAGAAACATTTGCGATCGCTACCCGTATTCCCAATCCGGTAGAATCTTTGAATCTGGCACCAGAAGTAGCAGAACAACTCAGTCGCACTGCTGCCATCCAAGAGCAATTAGAAGCTCATCCCCTACATCAATCAGGCAATGCTGCCACGCTTTTCAAGCGCCGCGCCCGCTATGTTGAACTAGAAGCCGAACTTGAACAGTTGCAAGAGCAAGTAGAGCAACAGTCACAACGTCATTGGGAAGAATTTCTCAATTTAATCTTAATTCTGCAACACTTTGGCGCTTTAGATAACTTAGTGCCCACAGTACTAGGGCGAATTGCTGCCGCCATTCGAGGCGAGAATGAATTGTGGTTGGGTTTAGTATTCGCTAGTGGTGAATTGGACAACTTAGATCCGCATCATTTAGCCGCCGCCGCCGCCGGTTTGGTGATGGAAACGCCCCGCCCAGATAGCAAGGTTAACTTTGAGCTTAGTAATGAAGTTGCAGAAGCCCTAGCAAAATTGCGGGGAATTCGCCGCCAAATGTTCCAACTACAACGGCGGTATAATGTAGCATTGCCTATATGGTTGGAGTTTGAGTTAATTGCGATCGTCGAACAATGGGCGCTGGGAATGGAGTGGATAGAACTCTGCGAGAACACCACTTTGGATGAAGGCGATGTGGTAAGAATTTTACGGCGGACGTTGGATTTATTATCGCAAATACCCCACGTTCCACATTTGCCAGACTCTTTTCAGCGTAATGCCCATCGGGCGATGCAGTTGATTGATAGATTCCCTGTAAATGAGGTGGTTGAATAA
- a CDS encoding aromatic ring-hydroxylating oxygenase subunit alpha: MNLNSQTFSSTRKPKNFNNPKHFIEGWYWVIPSRNLRVGEVKPVTILGRELVIYRGKDRRVATFDAYCPHMGAHLAEGKVEGNALRCFFHHWKFDAEGMCIDIPCLDTPPSLKLQTWPTAEKYGMIWIWTGEIPQQPLPFVPELEEKECDVAIHSHFLVNCHPNVVMINAIDAQHLNTVHKLPIEINFETQELNENAIIFTNTTPLKNEHFFIKIIRIFYKNAINYSICYWYGSIGIVTFGFDFFRVHMMFAVRLHEAGKAEGQILLIAKKRQGIFGLLCNRIVLWLTKIAGKFFLKGDIKVVQKIQFDLKTPIKADHSIMQFINHVEKQQSLMWGTWQEARSHDVESKPKRERWQDKMNND, translated from the coding sequence ATGAATCTCAACTCGCAGACTTTTAGTTCAACCCGTAAACCTAAAAACTTCAATAATCCAAAGCATTTTATTGAGGGATGGTATTGGGTAATACCCTCTCGAAATCTGCGGGTGGGTGAAGTAAAACCTGTCACGATTTTGGGCAGAGAACTAGTGATTTACCGTGGTAAAGACAGAAGAGTAGCTACCTTTGATGCCTACTGTCCACACATGGGCGCTCACCTTGCTGAAGGGAAAGTTGAGGGTAATGCACTACGTTGTTTTTTCCACCACTGGAAGTTTGATGCTGAAGGGATGTGTATTGATATTCCATGTTTAGATACACCGCCTTCCCTAAAGTTACAAACTTGGCCTACTGCTGAGAAATACGGCATGATTTGGATTTGGACTGGAGAAATACCACAACAACCCTTACCTTTTGTTCCAGAGTTGGAAGAAAAAGAGTGTGATGTTGCTATCCATTCTCATTTTTTGGTGAATTGTCACCCCAATGTGGTAATGATTAACGCCATCGATGCTCAACACCTCAATACAGTTCACAAACTGCCAATAGAAATTAATTTTGAAACACAGGAACTGAACGAGAATGCGATTATTTTCACTAACACTACACCCCTCAAAAACGAGCATTTTTTCATTAAGATTATCCGTATTTTCTACAAAAATGCCATAAATTACAGTATTTGCTATTGGTACGGTAGCATTGGTATTGTAACGTTTGGCTTCGATTTCTTCCGTGTCCATATGATGTTTGCAGTTCGCCTCCACGAAGCAGGAAAAGCTGAAGGCCAAATATTGTTGATCGCTAAGAAACGTCAAGGAATCTTTGGTTTGTTATGCAATCGAATTGTGCTATGGCTGACTAAAATTGCAGGTAAATTCTTTCTCAAGGGTGACATCAAGGTTGTGCAAAAAATTCAGTTTGATTTGAAAACTCCCATCAAAGCAGATCACTCAATTATGCAGTTTATTAACCATGTTGAAAAACAGCAATCCCTAATGTGGGGGACTTGGCAAGAAGCGCGATCGCACGATGTGGAGAGCAAGCCCAAGCGTGAGAGATGGCAAGATAAAATGAATAATGACTAA
- a CDS encoding heavy metal translocating P-type ATPase — MKQEIHSESSGCCNCEHDHHENHNHNHDENHNHDHNHDHGGEFNLKNEVLPLVAILSLYAPGVIFENQLHNTFYSIGEYLLFIPAYLLSGWSVLKTAGRNILRGRIFDETFLMTVATLGAIAIHKLPEAVGVMLFYKIGELFQDLAVSRSRNSIKALLEVRPDYANIKIKGELKKVSPETVNIGDIIVVKPGEKIPLDGEIIDGNSQVDTSALTGESVPRSVRLSETVLAGMINKMGVLSIRVTKLFGDSSIAKILDLVQNAKSKKAETEKFITKFARYYTPIVVFTSLAVALLPPLLIAGATSSEWVYRALILLVISCPCGLVISIPLGYFGGVGGAAKRGILVKGSTFLDALNAVNTVVFDKTGTLTKGVFKVAKVVPSNGWNEQELLQLAAKVELHSNHPIAQSIRKAYGEKIDTLDVRDYEEIAGYGIRAKVENRVVIAGSDRLLHKENIAHDNCQLEGTVIHLAVDNIYAGYIVIADELKEDARLAIKALKGMGVKRTVMLTGDNEAIASRIAEQLGIDAYEAELLPEEKVNAVEKLLSTVGKHSKVAFVGDGINDAPVIARADVGIAMGGLGSDAAIETADIVIMTDAPSKVAEAIQIARKTRQIVWQNIGLALFIKGVFIGLGILGIATMWEAVFADVGVAILAIFNATRVMK; from the coding sequence ATGAAGCAGGAAATACATTCAGAATCTTCAGGTTGTTGCAACTGTGAACATGACCATCACGAGAATCATAATCACAATCATGATGAGAATCATAACCATGACCATAATCACGACCACGGTGGAGAATTCAATCTGAAAAATGAAGTATTGCCTTTGGTAGCGATTTTAAGTTTATATGCGCCTGGTGTAATTTTTGAAAATCAATTACACAATACATTCTACTCAATAGGGGAATATCTGCTTTTCATCCCTGCTTATTTATTAAGTGGATGGAGTGTTTTAAAAACTGCTGGGCGTAATATACTCAGAGGTAGAATATTTGATGAAACCTTTTTGATGACAGTAGCGACATTAGGAGCGATCGCAATTCATAAATTACCCGAAGCTGTCGGAGTCATGTTATTTTATAAAATTGGGGAATTGTTTCAGGATCTTGCCGTTAGTCGTTCCCGTAATTCTATCAAAGCTTTATTAGAAGTACGTCCAGATTATGCCAATATTAAAATAAAGGGAGAATTAAAAAAAGTATCGCCAGAAACAGTAAATATTGGAGATATTATCGTCGTCAAACCTGGGGAAAAGATTCCCTTAGATGGTGAGATTATAGATGGGAATTCCCAAGTCGATACATCTGCATTAACTGGAGAATCTGTACCGCGATCGGTGAGGCTATCCGAGACAGTTTTGGCTGGGATGATTAATAAAATGGGTGTTCTCAGTATTAGAGTAACAAAACTATTTGGTGACTCTTCCATTGCCAAAATTTTAGACTTGGTGCAAAATGCCAAAAGTAAAAAAGCAGAAACAGAAAAGTTTATTACTAAATTTGCCCGATATTATACACCAATAGTAGTTTTTACATCTCTAGCAGTTGCATTATTACCTCCTTTATTGATTGCTGGCGCAACTTCTTCAGAATGGGTTTATCGCGCCTTAATTTTACTAGTTATCTCCTGTCCCTGTGGACTAGTTATCAGTATTCCATTAGGTTACTTTGGAGGTGTGGGAGGTGCGGCTAAACGCGGTATTTTGGTTAAAGGCTCTACTTTTTTAGATGCTTTAAATGCAGTCAATACAGTTGTTTTTGATAAAACTGGAACCTTAACGAAAGGGGTATTTAAAGTAGCAAAAGTAGTACCATCAAATGGCTGGAATGAACAAGAATTACTGCAATTAGCTGCAAAGGTAGAATTACACTCAAATCATCCGATCGCTCAATCTATTCGCAAGGCTTATGGTGAGAAAATTGATACATTAGATGTGAGAGATTATGAAGAAATAGCAGGCTATGGAATTAGAGCCAAGGTTGAAAATAGGGTAGTGATAGCGGGAAGCGATCGCCTATTACATAAAGAGAATATTGCTCATGATAATTGCCAGTTAGAGGGAACAGTTATTCATCTAGCAGTGGATAATATTTATGCTGGGTATATTGTCATTGCTGATGAACTTAAAGAAGATGCGAGACTTGCTATTAAAGCACTCAAGGGAATGGGTGTAAAGAGAACAGTAATGTTGACAGGAGATAATGAAGCGATCGCATCCCGAATTGCTGAACAGCTAGGCATAGATGCTTACGAAGCAGAGTTATTACCAGAAGAAAAAGTCAATGCCGTTGAAAAGTTACTCAGCACCGTTGGTAAGCATAGTAAAGTTGCCTTTGTTGGGGATGGCATTAATGATGCGCCAGTGATTGCTAGAGCAGATGTTGGTATCGCAATGGGTGGATTAGGCTCAGATGCGGCGATCGAAACTGCCGATATTGTGATTATGACAGATGCACCCTCAAAAGTGGCAGAAGCAATACAAATCGCCAGAAAAACAAGGCAGATTGTTTGGCAAAATATTGGGCTTGCTTTATTCATTAAAGGTGTATTCATTGGATTGGGTATTTTAGGTATAGCGACAATGTGGGAAGCCGTATTTGCTGATGTTGGAGTAGCAATACTAGCAATTTTCAACGCAACTAGAGTCATGAAATAA
- a CDS encoding heavy metal-responsive transcriptional regulator yields the protein MLTQDIKLLLIGQVTDISKIPIRTIRYYESLGLIKSSRRTEGGFRQFSLDVLTRLAFIKRAQNLGLSLEEIGNILQVYDQGQAPCGEIKEKLEDKLSQIDHQLDQLLTLRSEIKALLSGWKNMDGQHEDTICPIIQNTSTAGRN from the coding sequence GTGTTAACTCAGGATATAAAACTGCTTTTAATTGGTCAGGTAACAGATATAAGCAAAATCCCCATCAGGACAATTCGCTATTACGAGAGTTTAGGTTTAATTAAATCATCAAGACGAACAGAAGGAGGCTTCCGCCAGTTTTCATTGGATGTGCTGACTCGTCTAGCGTTTATTAAAAGGGCACAAAATCTTGGTCTTAGCTTAGAGGAGATTGGAAATATTCTTCAGGTTTATGACCAAGGACAAGCTCCCTGTGGTGAAATTAAAGAAAAGCTCGAAGATAAGCTATCGCAAATTGATCACCAACTTGATCAGTTGTTAACTTTACGGTCTGAAATAAAGGCATTACTTTCAGGCTGGAAGAATATGGACGGACAGCATGAGGATACAATTTGCCCCATCATTCAAAACACTAGTACAGCAGGGCGGAATTAA